One part of the Parabacteroides distasonis ATCC 8503 genome encodes these proteins:
- a CDS encoding nucleotide exchange factor GrpE, with the protein MSKMNPNEKKENASKNENVNNEEATNLQEEQSNAADEAAGSDNVSGEVEALQKKYNELNDSHLRLMAEFDNYRKRTMREKADLIKTGGEGALKNLLPIIDDFERALQNVRAAEDVEAVKEGVDLIFGKFMGYLSQQGVKPIEAIGKPFDTEEFEAIATIPAPEPDMKGKVLDCVQTGYTLFDKVIRHAKVVVGE; encoded by the coding sequence ATGAGCAAGATGAATCCAAACGAGAAAAAAGAAAACGCTTCAAAAAACGAAAACGTGAATAATGAGGAAGCGACAAATTTGCAGGAAGAACAGTCAAATGCGGCAGATGAAGCTGCCGGCTCTGACAATGTGTCGGGTGAGGTGGAAGCCTTGCAAAAGAAATATAACGAATTGAACGATTCCCACCTGCGCTTGATGGCAGAGTTTGACAATTACCGTAAACGTACGATGCGTGAGAAGGCCGATTTGATCAAGACTGGCGGCGAGGGTGCGTTAAAGAACCTTCTTCCTATTATCGACGATTTCGAGCGTGCCTTGCAGAACGTCCGTGCGGCGGAGGATGTAGAGGCCGTTAAAGAAGGCGTGGACTTGATTTTCGGTAAGTTCATGGGCTATCTGTCTCAGCAGGGCGTGAAGCCGATCGAGGCCATAGGCAAGCCGTTCGATACGGAGGAGTTTGAGGCTATCGCTACGATTCCCGCTCCGGAACCGGACATGAAGGGCAAGGTATTGGATTGCGTACAAACTGGATATACCTTATTTGACAAGGTAATACGTCACGCTAAAGTAGTAGTGGGAGAATAA
- a CDS encoding DUF4136 domain-containing protein, whose translation MMRSVILSTLLLVLAVCTVSAQNRNTSICRLGFTYDISQSKNWGNNKPVIKSIIPYSSAEQAGIKKYDVIEEINGVPVTEVSVDEIPQLLNPAGRNDVLLTISNLSSPSKQVLVKKDCKKSNAITEDQLASAYAMYSLETTNEQEFVCPFKTTVTSDGVDFGNFKTFAFSTIDENNRKLETVINECIENELTKKGLTVDIAKPDLLIQTFYFFDKNPNYLGANKVLVEKEPTYRYNFSHSKMEKFPFLNYAAAEAEAEYLLQFGIRIIDQKDIPGRVLWECEANELLEDSYRLDEYARVHVPLMCMQYPYTKYGRNVPFKVSKKTYNYTGISYDIDKLDQVVDVDRNSPAYAAGIRPRDIIEKIGRHKMDHSAEEFSSAYKRFITNTMQYRDPKTMFTDANGFKYCMFWDVFKYPQIADASQSSDYLPAFSYLYYFAPYINPSGNNACTFNIKRGKTKLEVIIRPTIRSEVTVEIK comes from the coding sequence ATGATGAGAAGTGTGATTTTATCAACGTTGCTATTAGTATTGGCGGTCTGTACGGTTTCCGCCCAAAACAGGAATACATCCATCTGCCGACTAGGCTTCACATACGATATCAGCCAGAGCAAGAACTGGGGAAACAACAAGCCGGTCATTAAAAGTATCATCCCTTATTCATCCGCCGAGCAAGCAGGTATTAAGAAATATGACGTGATCGAGGAGATCAACGGGGTACCCGTGACGGAGGTATCTGTCGACGAGATCCCTCAACTGCTGAATCCCGCCGGAAGAAACGATGTCCTATTGACTATCAGCAACCTTTCCTCTCCTTCTAAACAAGTATTGGTAAAGAAGGACTGCAAGAAAAGTAACGCCATCACGGAAGACCAGCTGGCGTCCGCCTATGCGATGTATAGCTTGGAGACAACCAATGAGCAAGAATTCGTATGCCCGTTCAAGACTACCGTCACATCCGACGGCGTAGATTTCGGTAACTTCAAGACATTCGCCTTCTCGACCATCGACGAGAATAACCGTAAACTGGAAACGGTCATCAACGAATGCATCGAGAACGAGTTGACCAAAAAAGGACTTACGGTTGATATCGCGAAGCCGGATTTATTGATACAGACTTTCTATTTTTTCGATAAGAACCCGAACTATCTGGGAGCGAATAAAGTATTGGTAGAAAAAGAACCGACTTACCGGTACAACTTCTCGCACAGTAAGATGGAGAAATTCCCGTTCTTGAATTACGCCGCCGCCGAAGCGGAAGCCGAATATCTGTTGCAATTCGGTATCCGTATCATCGATCAAAAAGATATCCCCGGACGTGTACTCTGGGAATGTGAGGCGAACGAGTTGCTGGAAGACTCTTATCGTTTAGACGAATACGCCCGGGTGCATGTCCCGTTGATGTGTATGCAATACCCATACACGAAATACGGACGTAACGTACCGTTCAAGGTGAGCAAGAAGACCTATAATTATACGGGGATCAGCTACGATATCGATAAATTGGATCAAGTGGTTGACGTAGATCGTAACTCTCCCGCTTATGCGGCAGGCATCCGTCCCCGTGACATTATAGAAAAGATCGGCCGCCATAAGATGGATCATTCGGCAGAGGAGTTCTCATCCGCCTACAAACGCTTTATCACGAACACGATGCAATATCGTGATCCGAAGACGATGTTTACGGATGCGAACGGTTTCAAGTATTGCATGTTCTGGGACGTATTCAAATATCCCCAAATAGCGGATGCGTCGCAAAGCTCCGATTACTTGCCGGCGTTCTCTTATTTATACTATTTCGCCCCTTATATTAATCCGTCCGGCAACAACGCCTGTACATTTAATATAAAGCGTGGCAAGACAAAATTAGAAGTAATTATCCGTCCTACCATTCGCTCTGAAGTGACGGTAGAGATCAAATAA
- the dnaJ gene encoding molecular chaperone DnaJ: MAKRDYYEVLGVEKNASADEIKKAYRKKAIQFHPDKNPGDKQAEENFKEAAEAYDVLSDPQKRQRYDQFGHAGVGGASQGGGFGGGMSMEDIFSQFGDIFGGHFGGFGGFGGFGGSRGGRRVNRGSDLRVKVKLNLKEIANGVEKKIKVKKYVPCSHCHGSGAEGSEGVKTCDTCKGSGVVTRIANTILGQMQTQTTCPTCGGEGKIVVKKCTECNGEGVVRDDEIITINIPAGVAEGMQLSMNGKGNAARHGGINGDLLILIEEEPHPELIRDENDLLYNLLLSVPQAALGATVEVPTIDGKAKLKIEPGTQPGKVLRLRNKGLPSINSYGTGDLLVNVSVYIPETLSSTEKETLNGLENSPNFQPNKTMKEKIFSKFKHFFD; this comes from the coding sequence ATGGCTAAAAGGGATTACTATGAAGTGCTGGGCGTTGAGAAGAATGCTTCGGCGGATGAGATAAAGAAAGCGTACCGCAAGAAGGCGATACAATTCCACCCGGATAAGAACCCGGGCGATAAGCAAGCGGAGGAGAACTTTAAGGAGGCGGCTGAGGCATACGACGTGTTGAGCGATCCGCAAAAGCGTCAGCGTTATGATCAATTCGGTCATGCGGGTGTCGGCGGGGCTTCACAAGGTGGCGGCTTCGGTGGTGGTATGTCCATGGAGGATATTTTCTCACAGTTCGGCGACATCTTTGGTGGACATTTTGGCGGTTTTGGTGGCTTCGGTGGTTTCGGCGGTTCTCGTGGAGGACGCCGTGTGAACCGTGGATCGGACTTGCGTGTGAAGGTGAAGCTGAACCTGAAAGAGATCGCTAACGGCGTGGAAAAGAAGATCAAGGTGAAGAAGTATGTGCCTTGTTCGCATTGTCACGGTAGCGGGGCGGAAGGCTCGGAGGGTGTGAAAACGTGTGATACGTGTAAAGGTAGCGGTGTCGTTACCCGTATCGCCAACACGATCCTAGGGCAGATGCAGACGCAGACGACTTGCCCTACTTGTGGTGGCGAGGGCAAGATCGTTGTCAAGAAATGTACGGAGTGTAATGGTGAGGGCGTCGTTCGCGACGATGAGATTATCACGATCAATATCCCTGCCGGTGTAGCCGAGGGCATGCAACTCTCCATGAATGGTAAAGGCAACGCCGCACGACATGGTGGAATCAACGGTGACTTATTGATCCTTATCGAGGAGGAACCGCATCCGGAGTTGATTCGTGATGAGAACGATCTGTTATACAACCTGCTATTGAGTGTTCCGCAAGCAGCCTTGGGAGCCACGGTAGAGGTCCCGACCATTGACGGGAAGGCGAAATTGAAGATCGAGCCGGGTACGCAGCCGGGTAAGGTGCTTCGTTTGCGTAATAAAGGACTTCCTTCCATCAATAGTTATGGTACGGGCGATCTGTTGGTGAACGTGAGTGTATATATCCCCGAGACTTTGTCGTCTACGGAGAAAGAGACGCTGAACGGATTGGAGAATTCACCGAACTTCCAGCCTAATAAGACGATGAAAGAGAAAATCTTCAGTAAGTTTAAGCACTTCTTTGATTAA